The Ornithodoros turicata isolate Travis chromosome 7, ASM3712646v1, whole genome shotgun sequence genome includes a region encoding these proteins:
- the LOC135401389 gene encoding uncharacterized protein LOC135401389, whose translation MDIDEAIYCTSEIIKYSQKSGIDKITTKYDTVGSLAKDLDDTGRLGEYEVDQVEACFKSHKTFVYACRCLANLYMTNVDSSGHPDKWDLARTGVPVLILDKGETRARTRRMVHIVLAERGTGFALWKDIIDNLSSYQKPAVTFHTMHLSSDHRRMAGLSFDVADAAQEFWDKVEELTSDPLNISLSVPKSNQKGLKKRKSKDDKRKSLPRKSDISLPCCFQHVTSVGSSDKERFYSLSMLGPETEID comes from the coding sequence ATGGACATCGACGAAGCAATCTACTGCACGTCCGAGATCATCAAGTACTCCCAGAAATCCGGCATAGATAAGATCACCACCAAATACGACACCGTGGGTTCACTCGCCAAGGATCTGGACGACACCGGCCGTTTGGGAGAGTACGAGGTAGACCAGGTGGAAGCGTGCTTCAAGAGCCACAAGACCTTCGTCTATGCGTGTCGCTGCCTCGCCAACCTCTACATGACGAACGTAGATTCTAGTGGACACCCCGACAAGTGGGACTTGGCCAGGACTGGTGTCCCCGTGCTGATCCTCGACAAAGGTGAGACAAGGGCCAGGACGAGACGTATGGTCCACATCGTACTCGCAGAACGGGGCACAGGGTTCGCCCTCTGGAAAGACATCATCGACAACCTGAGCAGCTACCAAAAGCCTGCTGTCACTTTTCACACGATGCACCTGTCGTCGGATCATCGAAGGATGGCTGGTCTCAGCTTTGACGTCGCTGACGCAGCGCAAGAGTTCTGGGACAAAGTGGAAGAACTGACGTCGGATCCGCTGAATATCAGCCTCTCCGTGCCGAAGAGCAACCAGAAGGgactgaagaaaaggaagagcAAGGATGATAAGAGGAAATCATTGCCGAGGAAGAGCGATATCTCTTTACCGTGCTGCTTCCAGCATGTCACCAGCGTGGGGAGCTCGGACAAGGAGCGGTTCTATTCGCTGTCCATGTTGGGACCGGAGACTGAGATCGACTGA